In a single window of the Pseudomonas sp. B21-015 genome:
- the speB gene encoding agmatinase, with protein MDKILHQPLGGNEMPRFGGIATMLRLPHMPSAAGLDAAFIGIPLDIGTSLRPGTRFGPREIRAESVMIRPYNMATGAAPFDSLSVADIGDVAINTFNLLDAVRIIEEAYDNILEHDVIPLTLGGDHTITLPILRAIHKKHGKVGLVHIDAHADVNDHMFGEKIAHGTTFRRAVEEGLLDCDRVVQIGLRAQGYTADDFNWSRNQGFRVVQAEECWHKSLAPLMAEVREKVGGGPVYLSFDIDGIDPAWAPGTGTPEIGGLTTIQAIEIVRGCQGLDLVGCDLVEVSPAYDTTGNTSLLGANLLYEMLCVLPGVVHR; from the coding sequence GTGGACAAGATTCTTCACCAACCACTGGGCGGCAACGAAATGCCGCGCTTCGGCGGCATCGCCACCATGCTGCGACTCCCCCATATGCCATCCGCTGCCGGCCTGGACGCCGCCTTTATCGGCATCCCGCTGGACATCGGCACCTCCCTGCGCCCCGGCACCCGTTTCGGACCACGTGAAATCCGCGCTGAATCGGTGATGATCCGCCCGTACAACATGGCCACCGGCGCCGCGCCGTTCGATTCGTTGTCGGTTGCCGACATCGGTGACGTGGCGATCAACACCTTCAACCTGCTGGACGCCGTGCGGATCATCGAAGAGGCCTACGACAATATCCTCGAACACGATGTGATCCCCCTGACCCTCGGCGGCGATCACACCATCACCCTGCCGATCCTGCGTGCCATCCATAAAAAGCACGGCAAGGTCGGCCTGGTGCACATCGACGCTCACGCCGATGTGAACGATCACATGTTCGGCGAGAAGATCGCCCATGGCACCACCTTCCGTCGCGCGGTAGAAGAAGGTCTTCTGGATTGCGACCGTGTGGTGCAAATTGGCCTGCGCGCTCAGGGTTACACCGCCGATGACTTCAACTGGAGCCGCAATCAAGGCTTCCGTGTGGTTCAGGCCGAAGAATGCTGGCACAAATCCCTGGCGCCGCTGATGGCCGAAGTTCGCGAGAAAGTCGGCGGCGGTCCGGTGTACCTGAGTTTCGATATCGACGGTATCGACCCGGCTTGGGCACCCGGCACGGGCACCCCGGAAATCGGCGGTCTGACAACCATTCAGGCGATCGAAATCGTGCGCGGCTGCCAAGGCCTCGACCTGGTCGGCTGCGATTTGGTAGAGGTCTCGCCAGCGTACGACACCACCGGCAACACCTCGCTGCTGGGCGCCAACCTGCTGTACGAAATGCTCTGCGTACTGCCAGGCGTGGTCCATCGCTGA
- a CDS encoding tRNA-uridine aminocarboxypropyltransferase, whose product MSRIQCPRCLRPQTHCLCPLIPSLDSRTRVLLLQHPSEVNHALNTARLAALGLKNAELIVGEVFEDLPALLNRPGYQARLLFPGEEAQPMQVYTANDEPLLLVVPDGTWRKARKMLHLNPLLAALPRVTLAEGGVSRYRLRKAPGPGALSTVEAIVQALQTLEAPSTFEPLLKPFEALIEGQIAAMGEETYQKNHGR is encoded by the coding sequence ATGTCCAGAATCCAGTGCCCGCGCTGTCTGCGTCCGCAAACTCATTGTCTGTGCCCACTGATCCCAAGCCTGGATAGCCGCACTCGGGTGTTGCTGCTGCAGCATCCGAGCGAAGTGAACCATGCGCTGAACACCGCGCGATTGGCTGCGCTGGGGTTGAAGAATGCCGAGTTGATTGTTGGCGAGGTGTTCGAGGATTTACCGGCGTTGTTGAATCGACCGGGTTATCAGGCACGGTTGCTGTTTCCCGGTGAGGAGGCGCAGCCGATGCAGGTCTACACCGCCAATGATGAGCCGCTGCTGCTGGTGGTCCCGGACGGTACCTGGCGCAAGGCGCGCAAAATGCTGCACCTCAATCCATTGTTGGCGGCGTTGCCCAGAGTGACATTGGCCGAGGGCGGGGTGTCGCGTTATCGCTTGCGCAAGGCTCCGGGGCCGGGGGCGTTGTCGACGGTGGAGGCGATTGTGCAGGCGTTGCAGACCCTCGAAGCGCCGAGCACTTTCGAGCCCTTGTTAAAGCCGTTCGAGGCGTTGATCGAGGGGCAGATTGCGGCGATGGGGGAGGAGACCTATCAGAAGAATCACGGGCGATGA
- a CDS encoding nuclear transport factor 2 family protein has translation MNERDQVLNAAAELVSAFARNDREAYFGAFSVDASFVFYTLEQPLLSRDAYQALWDSWRAEDGFEVLSCTSSNAFVSLQGDVAIFIHDVATELRMQGEQHFSQERETIVFKKQASGQEQQGLWLACHEHLSAMPEGLPPP, from the coding sequence ATGAACGAACGTGATCAGGTACTCAACGCCGCCGCCGAGCTGGTGTCGGCCTTTGCCCGTAACGATCGCGAAGCTTACTTCGGCGCATTCAGCGTTGATGCCAGCTTCGTGTTCTACACCCTCGAGCAGCCCCTGCTGTCGCGCGATGCCTATCAGGCGCTGTGGGACAGCTGGCGTGCCGAGGACGGCTTCGAGGTGCTGTCGTGCACTTCGAGCAACGCCTTCGTCAGCCTGCAGGGTGACGTGGCGATTTTCATCCATGACGTGGCCACCGAGCTGCGCATGCAAGGGGAGCAACACTTCAGCCAGGAACGCGAGACGATTGTTTTCAAGAAACAAGCGTCTGGCCAAGAACAACAAGGCCTATGGCTGGCCTGCCACGAACATTTATCCGCAATGCCGGAAGGGCTGCCACCCCCTTAG
- a CDS encoding HlyD family type I secretion periplasmic adaptor subunit codes for MSAQTPDSAARSYFGSFSKSAESEFMPETAGASLQDSPRWSRITVWLAAALLITALVWAKFAVLQEVTMGEGKAIPSSKIQVIQNLEGGIVTEIFVREGQMVNKGDTLLRLDDTRFLSNKGESEADRYALIAQVERLSAEAEGRPFKLSPEVIAKAPQVAEDERSLYEQRQRRLASEQRTLTEQLRQKTQELAEFRSKQGQFSSSLALLQQEMNMSAPLVGTGAVSPVEILRLKRSAVEIRGSLNATTLAIPRAESAINEIKSKIDESEQSFRSDAAKELNEKRTDLSKITATSIAIDDRVTRTTVVSPVHGIIKVLKVNTIGGVVQPGSDMVEIVPLEDNLLIEAKVRPQDVAFLHPGQKAMVKFSAYDYTIYGGLSARLELIGADTITDDKGNSFYLIQVRTDKNHLGGDVKPLLIIPGMVATVDIITGEKSVLDYLLKPVLKARTEAMRER; via the coding sequence ATGTCTGCTCAAACACCGGATTCAGCGGCCCGAAGCTACTTCGGCAGTTTCAGCAAAAGCGCCGAAAGCGAATTCATGCCGGAAACCGCCGGCGCCTCGTTGCAGGATTCACCGCGCTGGTCGCGGATCACCGTGTGGCTGGCAGCGGCGCTGCTGATCACCGCGCTGGTCTGGGCCAAATTCGCCGTGTTGCAGGAAGTCACCATGGGCGAAGGCAAGGCGATTCCGTCGAGCAAGATTCAGGTGATCCAGAACCTGGAAGGCGGCATCGTCACGGAGATCTTCGTGCGCGAAGGGCAAATGGTGAACAAGGGCGACACCTTGCTGCGCCTGGATGACACGCGATTCCTGTCGAACAAGGGTGAAAGCGAAGCGGACCGGTATGCGTTGATCGCGCAGGTCGAACGGCTGTCGGCCGAAGCGGAAGGCCGGCCGTTCAAGCTGTCCCCGGAAGTGATCGCCAAAGCCCCGCAAGTGGCCGAGGACGAACGCTCACTGTACGAACAACGTCAGCGCCGATTGGCCAGCGAGCAGCGCACGCTGACCGAACAACTTCGGCAGAAAACCCAGGAGCTGGCGGAGTTCCGCTCCAAACAGGGCCAATTCAGTTCCAGCCTGGCGCTGCTGCAACAAGAGATGAACATGTCGGCGCCACTGGTGGGCACCGGGGCGGTGTCACCGGTGGAAATCCTGCGGCTCAAACGCAGCGCGGTGGAAATCCGCGGCTCGCTGAACGCCACGACCCTGGCGATTCCCCGGGCGGAGTCGGCGATCAATGAGATCAAAAGCAAGATCGATGAGTCCGAGCAATCTTTCCGTTCGGACGCGGCGAAAGAGCTGAATGAGAAACGCACCGACCTGTCGAAAATCACCGCCACGAGCATTGCCATCGACGACCGGGTGACGCGCACCACCGTGGTGTCGCCGGTTCACGGCATCATCAAAGTGCTGAAGGTCAACACCATCGGTGGCGTGGTTCAGCCGGGCAGCGACATGGTGGAAATCGTGCCGCTGGAAGACAACCTGCTGATCGAAGCCAAGGTTCGCCCTCAGGACGTGGCGTTCCTGCACCCAGGCCAGAAAGCCATGGTCAAGTTCAGTGCTTATGACTACACGATTTATGGGGGGTTGAGCGCCAGGCTCGAGCTGATCGGGGCAGACACCATCACAGATGACAAGGGCAACAGCTTTTACCTGATTCAGGTCAGGACCGATAAAAATCACTTGGGCGGGGATGTGAAACCGTTGCTGATCATTCCGGGAATGGTGGCGACGGTGGACATTATTACCGGGGAGAAAAGCGTGCTCGATTATTTGCTTAAACCGGTGTTGAAAGCGCGGACCGAGGCGATGCGGGAGCGGTAG
- a CDS encoding LysR family transcriptional regulator, giving the protein MANALPDLKLLRIFVSVVRHQGFANAQHELNLSTSAISTYMSQLEAALGLVLCHRGRGGFSLTSKGELFHQETLRLLAELEGFEQYAAALKGELRGTLNLGVIDSTVSDKALPFAEAIGAYSQEHPAVHLHLSVMSPYELQLGVQDNRLDLAIGAFSTRMSGLVYMPLYREQHWLYCSSRHPLFTERRIPEQVITQQRMVGRGYWSQAELARHGFKHSAATVESMEAQLILVLSGAYIGYLPEHYAQAWADKGDLRVLLPATFGYQAPFSMIVRRGRSREPLIQTFRDLLKAQLNQA; this is encoded by the coding sequence ATGGCCAACGCTTTACCCGACCTGAAACTATTGCGCATCTTCGTCAGCGTGGTCCGCCATCAGGGGTTCGCCAACGCCCAGCACGAGCTCAACCTCTCGACTTCGGCCATCAGCACTTACATGAGCCAGCTCGAAGCGGCCCTCGGCCTGGTGCTGTGCCATCGTGGTCGCGGTGGTTTCAGCCTGACCAGCAAGGGTGAGCTGTTTCATCAGGAAACCCTGCGTCTATTGGCCGAACTTGAAGGTTTCGAACAATACGCCGCCGCCCTCAAAGGCGAGCTGCGCGGCACTTTGAACCTGGGGGTGATCGACTCCACCGTCAGCGACAAGGCCTTGCCGTTCGCCGAAGCCATCGGCGCCTACAGCCAGGAACACCCGGCGGTGCATTTGCATCTGTCGGTCATGAGCCCTTACGAACTGCAACTCGGTGTGCAGGACAACCGTCTCGACCTGGCCATCGGTGCCTTTTCCACGCGCATGAGCGGTCTGGTCTACATGCCGCTGTACCGCGAGCAACATTGGCTGTATTGCAGCAGTCGTCATCCACTGTTCACCGAGCGGCGCATTCCCGAGCAAGTCATCACCCAACAGCGCATGGTCGGTCGCGGCTATTGGAGCCAGGCCGAACTGGCGCGCCACGGTTTCAAACACAGCGCGGCGACCGTGGAAAGTATGGAGGCCCAACTGATTCTGGTGCTGTCCGGCGCTTACATCGGTTACCTGCCGGAGCACTACGCCCAGGCCTGGGCCGACAAGGGGGATTTGCGTGTACTGCTGCCGGCAACGTTTGGCTATCAGGCACCGTTTTCGATGATCGTGCGCCGTGGCCGTAGCCGCGAACCGTTGATCCAGACTTTCCGTGATTTGCTCAAAGCACAGCTCAATCAGGCTTAA
- a CDS encoding cytosine permease: MNNNNKDQSLTHIETYGVEQIPDNERTAGPTDLFRMIFGGSNTFATAVLGSFPVLFGLSFQAGVWAIVLGVLLGSLILAPMGLFGPINGTNNAVSSGAHFGVHGRIVGSFLSLLTAIAFFSLSVWSSGDALIGGAKRLIGLPETDLTLGLAYGLFAILVLTVCIYGFRFLLWVNKIAVWSASLLFLLGIFAFAGPFDVNYAGSVSLGQPGFWAAFIGAALVAMSNPISFGAFLGDWSRYIPRDTSKRRIMAAVVISQIATFIPFLFGLATATIVAIKAPDYIAANNYVGGLLAVSPSWFFLPVCLIAVIGGMSTGTTSLYGTGLDMSSVFPRVLSRVKATLLIGVMSIAFIFIGRFAANLVQSVSTFAVLIITCTTPWMVIMIIGLLVRRGFYCPDDLQVFTRGEKGGRYWFTHGWNWRGLGAWIPSALVGLCFVNLPGQFVGPLGNLAGGIDISLPVTLGLASVVYLTLLSLFPEPAAVFGPSDPRSKGASTMAKPEMRQPA, encoded by the coding sequence ATGAATAACAACAACAAAGACCAAAGCCTTACGCACATTGAAACCTATGGGGTCGAACAGATCCCGGACAACGAACGCACCGCAGGCCCGACGGACTTGTTCCGGATGATCTTCGGCGGTTCCAACACCTTCGCCACCGCCGTGCTCGGCAGTTTCCCGGTACTGTTCGGCCTGTCATTTCAGGCGGGCGTCTGGGCGATTGTGCTGGGTGTGTTGCTGGGCTCGCTGATCCTCGCACCGATGGGCCTGTTCGGCCCGATCAATGGCACCAACAACGCCGTGTCGTCCGGTGCGCACTTTGGTGTTCACGGGAGGATCGTTGGCTCATTTCTGTCATTGCTGACCGCCATCGCTTTCTTCTCGCTCTCGGTGTGGAGCTCAGGCGATGCGTTGATTGGTGGCGCGAAACGCCTGATCGGCCTGCCGGAAACCGACCTGACTTTGGGTCTGGCCTACGGTCTGTTCGCGATCCTGGTGCTGACGGTGTGCATCTACGGCTTCCGCTTCCTGCTGTGGGTCAACAAGATCGCCGTGTGGAGCGCCAGCCTGTTGTTCCTGCTGGGCATCTTCGCCTTCGCCGGTCCCTTCGATGTGAACTACGCCGGCAGCGTCAGCCTCGGTCAACCGGGTTTCTGGGCGGCCTTCATCGGCGCCGCGCTGGTGGCCATGAGCAACCCGATTTCCTTCGGCGCGTTCCTCGGCGACTGGTCGCGCTACATCCCGCGTGACACCTCCAAGCGCCGGATCATGGCCGCCGTGGTGATCTCGCAGATCGCGACGTTCATCCCGTTCCTGTTCGGCCTCGCCACCGCCACCATCGTGGCGATCAAGGCACCGGACTACATCGCCGCCAACAACTACGTGGGCGGCCTGCTGGCGGTATCGCCGAGCTGGTTCTTCCTGCCGGTGTGCCTGATTGCGGTGATCGGCGGCATGTCCACCGGCACCACGTCGCTGTATGGCACCGGGCTGGACATGTCCAGCGTGTTCCCACGGGTGCTGTCGCGGGTCAAGGCAACGCTGTTGATCGGCGTGATGTCGATTGCCTTCATCTTCATCGGGCGCTTTGCGGCGAACCTGGTGCAGAGCGTGTCGACCTTCGCCGTGCTGATCATCACCTGCACCACTCCGTGGATGGTGATCATGATCATCGGCCTGTTGGTACGTCGTGGCTTCTACTGCCCGGATGACCTGCAAGTGTTCACCCGTGGCGAAAAAGGTGGCCGTTACTGGTTCACCCACGGCTGGAACTGGCGCGGCCTGGGTGCCTGGATCCCGAGCGCGCTGGTGGGTTTGTGCTTCGTGAACCTGCCGGGGCAGTTTGTCGGGCCACTGGGGAATCTGGCAGGTGGTATCGACATCAGCCTGCCGGTGACCCTCGGTCTGGCCTCGGTGGTGTACCTGACATTGCTGAGCCTGTTCCCGGAACCAGCCGCGGTGTTCGGACCCAGCGATCCACGCAGCAAGGGCGCAAGCACCATGGCAAAACCTGAAATGCGTCAGCCAGCCTGA